A section of the Salvelinus sp. IW2-2015 linkage group LG7, ASM291031v2, whole genome shotgun sequence genome encodes:
- the spsb1 gene encoding SPRY domain-containing SOCS box protein 1, whose product MGQSVPGGIKTIDMRDPAFRPLKLELAALDHAKPSRLDLLLDMPPAGQDVQMQHSWNNNDRSLNIFVKDDNKLVFHRHPVAQSTDAIRACIGYTRGLHXWEISWAMRQRGTHAIVGVATGDAPXHSVGYTTLVGNNHESWGWDLGRNKLHHDGKNXPSKXYPXFLEPDETFJVPDSFLVVLDMDEGTLSYIVDGQYLGVAFRGLKGRKLYPVVSAVWGHCEIRIRYINGLDRKYISRGSGLAFVFALRLGLHPLDKVSNYKVLWPDIAIMN is encoded by the coding sequence ATGGGACAGAGCGTCCCTGGAGGCATAAAGACTATTGACATGAGGGACCCGGCGTTCAGGCCTCTGAAGCTGGAGTTGGCAGCTCTGGACCACGCCAAACCCTCCAGGCTGGATCTGCTGCTGGACATGCCCCCTGCTGGACAGGATGTCCAAATGCAGCACTCGTGGAACAACAACGACCGATCGCTCAACATCTTCGTCAAGGACGACAACAAACTGGTSTTCCATCGGCACCCCGTGGCTCAGAGCACGGATGCCATTCGGGCCTGTATCGGCTACACCCGGGGGCTCCACRTCTGGGAGATCAGCTGGGCCATGAGACAGCGGGGAACGCACGCCATCGTCGGCGTGGCSACAGGAGACGCKCCKYTWCATTCTGTAGGCTACACGACCCTGGTGGGTAATAACCACGAGTCCTGGGGCTGGGACCTGGGACGGAATAAACTCCACCACGACGGAAAGAACCWGCCYAGTAAGRCATACCCTKCGTTCCTGGAGCCGGAYGAGACGTTTMTAGTCCCCGAYTCATTCCTGGTAGTGTTGGACATGGACGAGGGGACTCTGAGCTATATTGTGGATGGACAGTACTTGGGGGTGGCTTTCAGAGGACTCAAAGGGAGGAAGCTGTACCCTGTCGTCAGTGCTGTKTGGGGGCACTGTGAAATACGAATCCGGTACATCAATGGACTCGATCGTAAGTATATTTCAAGGGGTTCAGGTTTGGCTTTCGTCTTTGCTCTGAGACTAGGGCTGCACCCTTTGGACAAAGTATCTAATTACAAAGTTCTTTGGCCAGATATTGCGATTATGAATTAA